A genomic segment from Triticum dicoccoides isolate Atlit2015 ecotype Zavitan chromosome 1A, WEW_v2.0, whole genome shotgun sequence encodes:
- the LOC119276799 gene encoding uncharacterized protein LOC119276799, with protein sequence MEGGSTRKEENKISTAPDFAHIPHSSSSTAMVSQSQQPPSPPPPPPEPTSISSLTDDLLREIFLRLPDLPTLVRAAFTCRPFLCLVRCSPAFRRRFRELHAPPLLALFLTPYMDAVIPSASRSPDPDTTAAFADLLGDDDATEWGTDSQIPYYYDGYVAFVNRSTDQTASYSPLNIGAPAQALDIYPKTPREGIDAWLEFYTLPPDQEGQRPSRVVCVRHDRSWARARVAVFSSHALKWQIFPESRGLLLERDRRTIRKLVDGFVCWLQSENCILALNTVTFQFSRMNLPPPLRGPYTYMYRTPRFELGQTKDGKLCIVHVQEFTLSVWLWTPDDDGVERFMLHKMFQLHTIVKEITKRSVLDNVDAGGHMNVTDGFVYLSVVYDKGKQSSKWFLSFCLETAEVKLLFEKTCSIYCPVDPYIMAWPPSLMHDKGDSETEVARDTVGDDGPVGTEEASPVLFTALQLFKEALIDDDNAKFVEMDAFLT encoded by the exons atggaaggagggagtaccagaaaagaagaaaataaaataagCACAGCACCAGACTTCGCACACATTCCCCATTCTTCGAGCTCCACAGCCATGGTCTCCCAGTCCCAAcagccaccctcgccgccgccgccgccgcccgagccgacCAGCATTAGCTCTTTGACCGACGACCTCCTCCGTGAGATCTTCCTCCGCCTACCGGACCTCCCGACCCTTGTCCGCGCGGCCTTCACCTGCCGCCCCTTCCTCTGCCTGGTCCGCTGCTCCCCGGCCTTCCGCCGCCGCTTCCGCGAGCTCCACGCGCCGCCTCTCCTCGCCCTCTTTCTCACACCCTACATGGACGCCGTCATCCCTTCCGCCAGCCGCAGCCCCGACCCGGACACCACTGCCGCCTTCGCCGATTTACTcggagacgacgacgccaccgAGTGGGGGACAGATTCCCAAATTCCCTACTACTACGACGGGTACGTCGCCTTCGTCAACCGGAGCACCGATCAGACTGCCTCCTACAGCCCACTGAATattggagcgccggcgcaggccctGGATATCTACCCCAAGACGCCCCGCGAAGGCATCGACGCCTGGCTCGAGTTCTACACGCTCCCTCCGGACCAAGAGGGCCAGAGGCCATCCCGTGTGGTCTGTGTCCGTCACGATCGCTCATGGGCGCGCGCGCGTGTGGCCGTCTTCTCATCTCACGCCCTGAAGTGGCAGATCTTCCCAGAGTCCAGGGGGTTGCTGCTTGAGCGCGACAGGCGCACGATTCGTAAGCTTGTCGATGGGTTCGTCTGCTGGTTACAGAGTGAAAACTGCATTCTCGCTCTCAACACTGTCACCTTTCAGTTCTCTCGAATGAATCTGCCACCGCCCTTGAGAGGGCCATACACATACATGTATCGTACACCGCGCTTTGAGCTTGGTCAGACCAAGGATGGGAAACTCTGTATCGTGCATGTGCAGGAATTCACGCTTTCTGTTTGGCTCTGGACACCCGACGATGACGGCGTCGAGAGATTTATGCTGCACAAGATGTTTCAGTTGCACACAATTGTTAAGGAGATCACTAAGCGTTCAGTCCTGGACAATGTTGACGCTGGAGGGCATATGAACGTTACTGATGGATTTGTGTACCTGTCTGTTGTCTATGACAAGGGTAAGCAATCTTCTAAGTGGTTCCTATCCTTCTGCCTGGAAACAGCAGAGGTGAAGTTGCTCTTTGAGAAAACATGCAGTATTTACTGCCCTGTTGATCCATACATCATGGCCTGGCCTCCTTCTTTGATGCACGACAAG GGGGATTCAGAAACTGAAGTTGCCAGGGACACTGTTGGAGATGATGGTCCTGTGGGCACGGAAGAAGCTTCCCCTGTCCTCTTCACGGCATTGCAGTTATTCAAAGAAGCTTTGATTGATGATGACAACGCAAAATTTGTGGAGATGGACGCTTTTCTTACTTGA